Genomic segment of Phycisphaerae bacterium:
CGGGCGGGGATGTCGAGGCCGGACTGGAGGACGAGGTTTTCTAGGGCCACCAGGGCGTCATAGGCGCTGTTGGCGTGCACGGTGCTCATGCCAGCGTGGCCGGTGTTGAATGCCCGGATCAGCTCCAGCGCCTCGGCCCCGCGCACCTCGCCGACGATGACCCACTTCGGGTTCATCCGCAGCGAGTTGCGCACCAGGTCCTGGAGCGTCACAGCCCGGTCGTCCTCGTGCAGGGCGTGCTTGCTCTCCAGGGAAGCCCAGAGCGCACGGGGGAGGGAGATCTCGCGGGAGTCCTCCACCGTGACCACGATCTCGCCCTCGGGGATGAAGCCGCCCAGGACGTTGAGCAGGGTGGTCTTGCCCGAGCCGGTTCCGCCGGAGATGAGGATGTTCTTGCCAAGGGCGACCAAAGACCTCAGGATGGCCAGGCCCGTTTCATCGACCGTGCCGAAGCGGAGTAGGTCGTCCGCCCCGAATCGCTCCTTGGGGAAGATGCGGATGGAGATGCAGGCGCCTTGCGGGTAGCAGGGCGGGATCACGATGTTGACCCGGGAGCCGTCGGGCAGCCGGGAGTCCAGGATGGGGTGGTTGGCGTCCAGGCGCCGGTTGATGATCTCGGCGATGCTCTCGGCGGCCAGTACCAGGTCGGCGTCGGAGTGCCAGGCGGCCTCTACCGGCTGGATGCGAGCCCCTTGGCGCTTGATGTACACATCCCGGTGGCCGTAGATGAAGAGGTCGGTGACGGTTGGGTCCTCCAGGTGCGGCGCGATGGGGCCGAGAAGGTACTTCAGGAGCTCCAGGTTGAGCTGCTGGCCGACATTCATTTGGACACCTTCTGGAGCAGGAGCTCGGCGATGATGTCGGAGGCGTCCACCAGGGCGGCCGAGAAGCCGTCCCGGCTGCCGACGCCGAAGCGCCAGAAGAAGGATTTGCCAGTCTTGGTGTTGGTGAAGTAGACCTCGACCATGATCCCCGGCAGGCTCTGGACCGTCTGGCGAGGTTCCGCTCCCACCAGGCAGAGGCCGATCCGGGCAGCGGCCCGGCTCTCCAGCCGGAGGCCACGCTGCCGGAGGGCCTCCCGCAAAACCTGAGTGAACGCCTCCTGATAAGGCTGGGTGGACGAAACATTGCGGATCGGGTCCAGGCAGACGGCGCCTCCCGGCCAGGCGAAGCCCTCGTCGTACTGATAGCCATAGTAAG
This window contains:
- a CDS encoding CpaF family protein codes for the protein MNVGQQLNLELLKYLLGPIAPHLEDPTVTDLFIYGHRDVYIKRQGARIQPVEAAWHSDADLVLAAESIAEIINRRLDANHPILDSRLPDGSRVNIVIPPCYPQGACISIRIFPKERFGADDLLRFGTVDETGLAILRSLVALGKNILISGGTGSGKTTLLNVLGGFIPEGEIVVTVEDSREISLPRALWASLESKHALHEDDRAVTLQDLVRNSLRMNPKWVIVGEVRGAEALELIRAFNTGHAGMSTVHANSAYDALVALENLVLQSGLDIPARAVKELVSRAIRAVVHLGQLPDESRKILEIVAVDGLDYDASPTFPPYHISSLYRFRLDGRDGRGRLTGRFESTGRPSFLDELRLRDIPIPEVWS